From the genome of Nitrospira lenta, one region includes:
- a CDS encoding type II restriction endonuclease, with translation MKKSECARPSTPDTGTVGPLRDLLLRWREDASGTYQTWFLWEERLKNFRSIRRGIGEVVREIEQGTFGNVYKGSSLETVVGSIAEQRQIFKGADHAFLWKPKLRIPDIYENHANQLAFARFLDRCVCCSDEDTILESIQALDRQRIKGLGPAVGNLLYFLHPTLAPPFNTAMVKGYNRLTGARVKLGRWDEYLAMRSGMLRLNEQYRDMLSNDLGALAGLLFDLGVERYPAPPQEDDPHARATWERDLADVQTTAKKFEKSRTTAEKEDRTHTEIQGWLRDLGQALGFAVWVAANDRGRSLGTGRLGDGCLEALPSVLGEGPGAEAVRLIDVLWLDPASGRVAGAFEVEHTTSIYSGVVRLLDLALGSAAGTAHGLFLVAPDEREEDVRAQLRRPAFSRVSDLQVRYLPYSELERHREAIARFGQGMKPIEALARRLV, from the coding sequence ATGAAAAAGAGTGAATGTGCCAGGCCGAGTACTCCTGATACAGGGACGGTTGGACCTCTTCGTGACCTCCTTCTGAGGTGGCGCGAAGACGCCAGCGGGACGTACCAAACGTGGTTTTTATGGGAAGAACGCCTGAAGAACTTCCGATCCATACGGCGAGGCATCGGCGAGGTGGTCAGAGAAATCGAACAGGGCACTTTCGGGAACGTGTACAAGGGCTCTTCCCTAGAAACGGTAGTCGGGTCCATCGCTGAGCAGCGCCAGATCTTCAAGGGAGCCGATCATGCATTCCTGTGGAAGCCCAAGCTGCGTATCCCTGATATCTATGAAAATCATGCCAATCAACTTGCCTTCGCACGATTCCTCGACAGGTGTGTCTGTTGTAGCGATGAGGACACGATTCTCGAGTCAATTCAGGCGTTGGACCGGCAACGCATCAAAGGCCTCGGCCCGGCGGTGGGCAATCTTCTCTACTTTCTGCATCCCACCCTCGCACCGCCGTTCAACACCGCCATGGTCAAGGGATACAATCGCCTGACCGGGGCTCGGGTGAAACTTGGCAGGTGGGATGAGTATCTCGCCATGCGCAGCGGGATGCTCCGACTGAATGAGCAATACCGAGATATGTTGTCGAATGACCTCGGAGCGCTTGCCGGGCTGCTCTTCGATCTCGGTGTCGAGCGGTATCCGGCGCCTCCACAGGAGGACGACCCTCACGCGCGGGCTACCTGGGAGAGAGATCTTGCGGATGTCCAGACGACAGCGAAGAAATTCGAGAAGTCGAGGACGACCGCAGAAAAAGAAGACCGCACGCACACGGAAATTCAGGGTTGGTTGCGTGATCTCGGACAAGCGCTGGGCTTCGCGGTGTGGGTTGCGGCCAACGACCGCGGTCGCTCTCTCGGCACCGGCCGCCTTGGAGATGGATGTCTTGAGGCGTTACCGTCCGTGTTAGGCGAAGGACCGGGCGCGGAAGCCGTGCGCTTAATCGATGTCCTGTGGCTGGATCCCGCCAGTGGACGGGTCGCCGGGGCCTTCGAGGTGGAGCATACGACGTCCATCTATTCTGGTGTGGTCCGGCTATTGGATCTGGCATTGGGCAGCGCCGCAGGGACGGCGCATGGCCTCTTTCTCGTGGCACCGGACGAGCGCGAGGAAGATGTCAGAGCTCAATTGCGGCGCCCAGCGTTCAGCCGGGTGAGCGATCTCCAGGTTCGCTATCTGCCCTATTCCGAACTGGAACGGCACCGAGAAGCGATCGCACGGTTCGGGCAGGGGATGAAGCCCATCGAGGCGCTCGCGAGAAGACTTGTTTGA
- a CDS encoding calcium-translocating P-type ATPase, SERCA-type yields MNAHDWHTHTPDELETTLQSNLDRGLAEREVQQRLAEHGPNELPETPPVSALTLLLGQFTSVIIWVLIGAAIISGLLQEWVDAAAILAIVLLNALLGFVQEYRAEQSIAALKKLSITMARVIREGVIRSIPARELVPGDLIQIEAGDRVPADSRVIYATGLQTQEASLTGESTPVAKSAKPILQTEVPLGDRHNMLFMGTIVVSGKGRALVTATGAQTELGKIAALIHRETQAEQEETPLQRRLEHLGHTLLWLSLGIVVVVFLLGALRGIPLVTMFLTAVSLAVAAIPEGLPAVVTITLALGVTRMVKRHALIRRLPAVETLGSTTVICSDKTGTLTKNEMTVTTLYQGGDVFTVTGEGYAPVGEIRSDSEPTAPALKPGLMTLLRASVLCNGADLRLEAFLWHIVGDPTEGALLVAAAKAGLTKHHLEQENLWLGEVPFDSERKKMTVVRRTPSGPVAFIKGAPDVLLRDCQAWLTRGGAIQPLTDVIRQEITATNQRLASHALRVLGVALRPLDRIPDVYDAKSLEHDLVFLGLVGMKDPIRPEAKAAVEACRAAGIRTVMITGDHKDTAVAIAKELGLMESGAQAISGSELNQMSDEELRDRVKAVAVYARVTAEHKLRVVHAWKQQGAVVAMTGDGVNDAPALKAADIGVAMGMSGTDVTKEASDMVVMDDNFASIAAAVEEGRAIYDNIRKSVYYLLSCNIGEILLMLLATLFGLPLPLLPVQILWINLVTDGLPALALAVDPADEGLMRRPPRPPQEPFLTRARLLRLFVQGTFLAVITLLAFVYCLYGMDLNLERARTLTFTVMVLAQLFHALNNRSEDRSIFALGLWTNKPLLATVALSALLQAGIVFWAPVQGIFKVVPFDPEHWILAFGIGILPLIAMEIWKAARKKGDV; encoded by the coding sequence ATGAACGCGCACGATTGGCACACGCATACGCCGGACGAACTTGAGACGACCTTGCAGTCCAATCTGGACAGAGGATTGGCTGAGCGGGAGGTCCAGCAGCGCCTGGCTGAGCACGGTCCGAATGAACTGCCCGAGACTCCTCCGGTCTCAGCCCTGACGCTCCTCCTCGGACAGTTCACCAGCGTCATCATCTGGGTGCTGATCGGAGCGGCGATCATCTCCGGGTTGCTGCAAGAATGGGTGGATGCCGCCGCGATCCTCGCCATCGTCCTGCTGAACGCTCTCCTGGGCTTTGTGCAGGAGTACCGAGCCGAGCAGTCCATCGCGGCGTTGAAAAAGCTCTCGATCACAATGGCGCGCGTGATCCGAGAGGGGGTGATCCGGTCAATCCCCGCGCGTGAGCTCGTGCCGGGCGATCTCATTCAGATCGAAGCGGGCGACCGTGTTCCCGCGGACAGTCGCGTCATCTATGCGACGGGGCTCCAGACCCAGGAAGCCTCGCTGACCGGCGAATCGACCCCGGTCGCCAAATCCGCCAAGCCGATTCTTCAGACAGAGGTGCCCTTGGGTGACCGCCATAACATGCTCTTCATGGGGACCATCGTTGTCTCCGGAAAAGGGCGCGCGCTGGTGACGGCCACTGGAGCCCAGACGGAGCTTGGGAAGATTGCCGCGCTGATTCACCGAGAAACCCAGGCCGAGCAAGAGGAAACGCCGCTGCAACGTCGCCTGGAGCACCTCGGCCACACCTTACTGTGGCTCTCGCTGGGCATCGTGGTGGTGGTGTTTCTGCTCGGGGCCTTGCGCGGCATTCCGCTGGTGACGATGTTCCTCACCGCCGTGAGCCTGGCCGTGGCGGCGATCCCAGAAGGCCTGCCGGCCGTGGTCACTATCACGCTGGCCTTAGGCGTGACGCGGATGGTGAAACGGCATGCCTTGATCCGGCGGTTGCCCGCCGTCGAAACCTTGGGCTCGACCACCGTGATCTGCTCCGACAAGACGGGGACGCTCACGAAGAACGAGATGACGGTGACGACCCTCTATCAAGGGGGCGACGTCTTTACCGTGACCGGTGAAGGGTACGCGCCGGTCGGGGAGATCCGGTCGGACAGTGAGCCGACGGCACCAGCTCTGAAACCAGGACTCATGACGCTCTTGCGCGCCTCGGTGCTGTGTAATGGTGCCGACCTTCGGCTGGAGGCCTTTCTCTGGCACATCGTGGGTGATCCCACGGAAGGCGCGTTGCTGGTTGCGGCAGCCAAGGCCGGATTGACAAAGCATCACCTTGAACAGGAAAACCTCTGGCTGGGCGAAGTGCCGTTTGACTCAGAGCGAAAGAAAATGACGGTGGTGCGCCGCACTCCCTCCGGTCCCGTCGCCTTTATCAAAGGGGCTCCAGACGTACTGCTGCGCGACTGCCAGGCCTGGCTCACGCGAGGCGGGGCTATCCAGCCGCTCACGGATGTGATCCGCCAAGAGATTACGGCCACCAATCAGCGCCTTGCGTCTCACGCGCTCAGGGTTCTTGGGGTGGCCCTGCGTCCGCTGGATCGGATTCCGGACGTCTATGACGCCAAGAGTCTGGAGCACGATCTCGTGTTCTTGGGATTGGTTGGGATGAAAGATCCGATCAGGCCGGAAGCGAAGGCGGCCGTGGAAGCCTGTCGCGCCGCTGGGATTCGGACGGTGATGATCACGGGTGATCACAAGGACACGGCAGTCGCCATTGCGAAAGAACTCGGGCTGATGGAGTCGGGTGCGCAAGCCATCTCAGGCTCGGAGCTGAACCAAATGTCGGATGAGGAGTTGCGTGATCGTGTGAAGGCAGTGGCCGTCTATGCGCGTGTGACGGCAGAACATAAGCTTCGAGTCGTCCACGCGTGGAAGCAACAGGGGGCGGTTGTGGCCATGACCGGCGATGGGGTGAACGACGCGCCGGCTCTGAAGGCGGCGGACATCGGAGTGGCGATGGGCATGAGCGGGACGGACGTCACCAAAGAGGCCTCAGACATGGTCGTGATGGATGATAACTTCGCTTCCATTGCGGCGGCCGTCGAGGAAGGTCGGGCGATTTATGACAACATTCGGAAGAGTGTGTACTACCTGCTATCCTGTAACATCGGGGAGATCCTGCTCATGTTGCTGGCGACGCTGTTTGGCCTCCCGCTCCCCCTGCTTCCGGTGCAAATCCTCTGGATTAACTTGGTCACGGACGGCTTGCCTGCTCTAGCCTTGGCGGTTGACCCGGCGGATGAGGGGCTCATGAGACGGCCCCCTCGCCCGCCGCAGGAGCCGTTCCTCACACGGGCACGCTTGCTGAGACTGTTTGTTCAAGGAACTTTCCTTGCTGTGATCACGCTCTTGGCGTTTGTGTATTGTCTCTACGGCATGGACCTCAATCTGGAGCGTGCCCGCACGCTGACCTTTACGGTGATGGTGTTGGCGCAGCTCTTTCATGCCCTGAACAACCGGAGCGAGGACCGATCGATCTTTGCGCTTGGCCTCTGGACGAACAAGCCGTTGCTGGCGACGGTCGCCTTGTCTGCGCTGCTGCAGGCCGGCATTGTGTTCTGGGCTCCTGTTCAAGGTATCTTCAAAGTCGTCCCCTTCGATCCTGAACATTGGATTCTTGCATTCGGGATCGGCATCCTGCCGTTGATTGCCATGGAGATCTGGAAGGCAGCAAGAAAGAAAGGTGACGTCTAG